Proteins found in one Geomonas subterranea genomic segment:
- the hisH gene encoding imidazole glycerol phosphate synthase subunit HisH translates to MIAIIDYGMGNLRSVQKGFEKVGCDAVVTSDPKVLLDAERVVLPGVGAFRDCIRNLEEGGFVEPILKVIKEGKPFLGICLGLQLLFTESEEFGLHKGLDVIPGRVLRFPEGMQQAGEDLKVPHMGWNQLDIKRPSPLFQGVEQGSNVYFVHSYYVKPDDESVVAATTNYGIDFCAAIWRDNVVAAQFHPEKSQDKGLAMLKNFAQMR, encoded by the coding sequence ATGATCGCGATCATAGATTATGGCATGGGGAACCTCCGCTCCGTGCAGAAAGGGTTCGAGAAGGTCGGCTGCGACGCCGTCGTGACCTCCGACCCCAAGGTGCTTTTGGACGCCGAGCGCGTCGTGCTCCCGGGCGTCGGGGCCTTCCGCGACTGCATCAGGAACCTCGAAGAGGGGGGCTTCGTCGAGCCGATCCTCAAGGTGATCAAGGAAGGAAAGCCGTTTCTCGGCATCTGCCTCGGTCTGCAGCTCCTCTTTACCGAGAGCGAGGAATTCGGCCTCCACAAGGGGCTCGACGTGATCCCGGGGCGCGTGCTCCGCTTCCCGGAAGGGATGCAGCAGGCGGGGGAAGACCTGAAGGTGCCACACATGGGGTGGAACCAGCTCGACATCAAACGCCCCTCCCCGCTGTTTCAGGGTGTGGAGCAGGGCTCCAACGTCTACTTCGTGCACTCCTACTACGTGAAACCCGATGACGAGAGCGTGGTGGCGGCGACCACCAACTACGGCATCGACTTCTGCGCCGCCATCTGGCGCGACAACGTGGTGGCAGCCCAGTTCCACCCCGAGAAGTCCCAGGACAAGGGGCTTGCCATGCTGAAGAACTTCGCGCAGATGAGATAG